Below is a genomic region from Pleuronectes platessa chromosome 2, fPlePla1.1, whole genome shotgun sequence.
ttcagtcATGAGTCTGTCACTTAATATAGAACAAGATACTCTGAGATACATACTTTATTCAGCATGCTAAAGAAGATATCACAAATATAAAgctgaatttttttaaattggcCTCAGATATACTTTACAAGTACTTGACTGTATGAAGTGGTTTGTCTGCTGCAGTTACATTCAGTTTGGCACGTAACCGTCGCCCCACTGTGAGGTAAATATATCgtgtcttttcattttaaaacttcACGTGAGCCGCCTCCGCTCTGCCAACTGTCACATGGCTTCGAATTTCTCGTTTACTGCGGACATGTGTTCGCGCTCTTTCAGAGGATAATGTGAGTCTATTATAGAAAgtcataaatgataaaaaaattcCTGTGCATGACTCGCAAGTGCAACCTTGCAAACAACTGCACACCTTCCCGAGCAAGGGTCCGGCGACAGACTAAAATGATCCATTATACAGTAGCCACTTGGCATCTTGTTATAGACACATCTCTTCACTGGGAGTTCACTGTACTGGGATTTGGCATTAAGAAGCAACTAACCACAGGGCACTAGCAAACAAAGTAAAAGAAGTATTTCAATTTGCTCCAATGAATAAATAgaaatttaaaaatgtatgtccgccaacacagacacagatgaagtTACTGCCGTCCATTGAGTGTTGGGTTATATAACATTCCttgttttgtcattgttttctATGGTGGAATTCTGAGCTCCTGACTTTAGTGACCCTTCGCAATAAAAGCCTCCAAGAACATCAAGCTTCTCATATCAGCTTCCCATGCCTGAGAACAGTCATATTTCCTGTGCCTCGCATTCACTTTTATTACACTGCTTGAAATAtccactcacatgcacacacactgacacacacaaacacactgacacacacaaacacacacaatcttgaCTAAACTGACCACAGCTCTGTTATTGATAAGACCAATAACACAGAAATAAATGCCCTCAAAGTGTGAAGtaactttcttcttcttgaaaagttgtttttctgCGACgtgaaaagtaaaaagtattttttaaagataagaCAATGACTGGTTTACTTAAAgccttatttaaaatgtattcgtTTTTCCAGCTTCTATTTATTCTCCTATACGAATCAAACCTGCTAACTAAGAAAGTAAAGTTTGCTAATAGCAATAAGCAAATACAAGTTAGAAGGAGATAATTGTGATTCCTTGGAGAAACTCCCACCCAATCAAACTTActttttgttgttatgttgttttaACAATGAATCAATGACATTTACAAGGAAAAGCTGACTTGATCCCCCAAGTCGATCCATTGGTGCATAATACAGAATAACTCATTGTGGAAGGACGTGGAGATAAGTCAatcttctttatatatatatatatataaatataagttaTGGTTTTGCGGATGTTGAGCTGAAGGTGTTTTCTATCATACTAATCTACTAATTAGTCATACTAATCTATGAACTTCTCCACCAGGGTCATGTACACCTCTACTGCAAGCCATTCATTTCCAAGTCGAGGAGGATTTGGTGAAGAAAAATGGTGAAATAACTAAATCGATCTAATACAGATTTATTTTTGGCTTTAATGATTGTATCAATCTGTTACAAGTAAatatattaagattaagatgaaaCTTTTATCCCAATTAGATTCAACGATGTCTGTATTTTCTCCAATCAGTTTCCTATGCAGCTTTCCCAGATGGTTCTATGTGACAAACCATCTGTTGTGTGTCAGGTTAACAAATGTCGTAATGTTAAAAGAACTCCGCTCCAAAGACACGTCCGCAGACAAATCACGACATGAGATCACACTTATTGCTCATTCTGCCACTGTTGCTATTCAAGGCCACAATAGACACAAAGTATTTTCTAGACAATAAGAGTCATTAGCGCGTCTGAACATTCATATGAAGTTGTGTTGTTCTCGTAATTTCACAAGAGTGTCAATTCGGGCATACTTGGCTGTCAGCACTCAGCAGCTCCGGCTTATGATGACACCGACTTACATAACAGACACTAACTAATCGCAAAGACGAAAAACCAAATGTGTTAGTGCaaaaaagtcaaatttaaagctacacaaacatttctcctgctaacattttatttgcagaGATTTAAGAAGTGAAAGCAATAATCAAAAGTTCCACATGATTAGtttataatagcagtatattaTACACAACAGAGGATCAATGTTATATAATCATATCTTAAATAGATTAATTCAATTTtccaaacaaacaattttaaattggACTTTCCCTGAAGATCAAGCGTTTTTCAACAAGAGGTCATGGTCATCCAAAAGAAAGGCTTTGGCTCTCACTCCCCCCCTTTTCTAGAGGTTGTGATTTATACCAAAAACAAAAGAGCAATCCCCTTTCTTGGCAGGCACCAGGTCTGACGACGTGGGTGCTTGTCGCGGAGTCATTGGCATTCCTGTAAGGGTTTAATAGGCTTGTAGAGCAAGGAGGCAACACTCGAATATCAGACCGGGCAGCCGTCAACTCAGGAGGATCCCAGGAGAACTGAGGTAAGTTCATCATTCATCTCACAATCAGCACCAGTCTTAGATGGAGGGGTTTTACTCCTGAAAGTTGGCTTCAGTCTTTTAACAAAGAAATAATCCTGGGACTGATGCACTCTTTAACATCTCGTCCAAGCATTGTAACAGTTAGTTTGGCAAAGTGTTTAAAGTGTCTGTCCATAAACGCAATTAAACTGCCTGGACTGTCAATTGATCTGCTATGCATAGTGCAGTGtatctattgtatatatatatcctcaTTTTGGGGCtgtgtacaaatgttttaaatagttGTAGTTTAGTTTTGTGTTGATGTAAATTAGAATTCAAACGGTCGTTTCCAAAaatttttgaaaaatgtaaaaatacacaacgGTCATTTTCATAAGCTGTCACCAGATCGACAACTCAAATTATTTCaatattattgattatattatGTATCTTACGAACATTTAAGGTATTTACAGAATTTATGTCTTTTTAATCATCTAAAAGCATCTAGGAGCATCCTTTCTCAAACTCTTACCTTAACACAATTGTTTCTTTACTattctatattatattattctgTATTACTACTGAAAAATATTGATTACAAACCAAAAAAAGGCAAGAGGGGCCCTTAACATAACCAAATTAAGAAAGAATGTCAATGTCAGCGTCTGCACATCATCAGCGCCATCTCCCTAGATAGCCACATACTTTCGGAACATGCCCTTAGCAGTGTGTTCCTTTTAATCACTTTTACGATGTTCTCAGTCACTCGCATACCGTCCCGTGCTGTATTTCAGCACTGGTCACATGAAACCCATAAAAATTCGCTCTCACGACAAGGAGGCCGCTAGTGTGGGACCGTGTCAGAAGCCAAGTACATGGAGCAGGTTCTGAACCTTGAAAGTGCAACTCAAATGTTTAATGAGCATTAGAGTTTGAACTGTTTGTGACCTCTGTTAAACCATATCTTTTTTAAAAGGCATGCAATTTGTAGTCATGGAAAGTGCTCCTCATATTAACCCCAAGTGGAGCTACAGCCTAATTGGGACAAAACTGTTTTCATCACATTGTAGCGCTTGAAAttataaaacaaatctaaagACAGATATTTTTTTGCTGGATTGACAAACCGAGTGAGACGCTAAATTAATGCTGACTTATCAAGAGTTTGAGTGTAATTAATATCAATTACATGATGATGTAATGAGCAGGAGTCAGCTCTGCACGATCCAATCGTGTCAGAAGTGATTTACAAACCTATTAAGATGTTCGGGACGAGATGCTCAACAGTTTTATCTGGCATGTGACCTATCAGATGTCAATccacttttctcctctttcaacAGCCGTGTGCCATCGACACTCTATAGAGTGTTACGCGGCTGCACTGGGAGCCGCTGGGTTTGTGCAGACACTCGAGAGGTTCGAGGTGTTTAACCGCCGACACATTGAAATTTCGACGTGTGAATGGTGTCAACACTGTAACAACTGATTTGTTGAAAACTATAAATTGGTCCGAGAATCTGGTTTAGCTAATGTGCCGGAGAATCTATGTTTGAAAGAAGTACAGTCGCGTTCTCTAGCTTGAACTCATGTTGGAAGCTTacagcgggaagcaacagacaCTCCAGTACTGACAATACAGCCAGTTGGTCTGTCAGTCAGCCAGTTAGCCTGTGAgagcatgtgtctgtttgtttgcttaTTTACCTTGAGgctttactgtatatatattacaGTGTGGGTGCTGTACTGCTTTAACATCCTGCTCTCCTATTAGATCAGAGACGCATAACTCTGCCGCTCATGTAAAATACACAATCCAGTGATTCACGACCGCCAACAAACCCAAACACCTGTCACTGGTTTTCAGTTGTGGTTGTAACTGGTCGTGTAGGAGGAGGAATTCATTCAGAGCAAAGAGATCAGACCACGTCAGCAACATTTAGTTGTGAGAAGAATAAACAGTACAGGGAAGGAACCGCCAGACAATATATTCCAGCTCCAGGCGATTCCCTGCCTGATGTTCTCACACTCACCTTCACCACAGAATAACATCTGAACCCACTCTGTGATTGAGAAGTAAATTCTTGCGTAAGAATAACTTAGAATATGATTAGATGATTTGTGGTTTAAAGTCATTGACTCAAGACAGATGAAGCaaaattttattttcttctaatTATTCAACCTGTCATCACTGGTTTTAGATGGTTGTGAAGTGGAGTTctctgaatctcctcctgaataaattgtgtgtgtctttgaagtCTAACTATAAATGTAGTTCCTTTCAGGATAAAACATATTTCCTGCTATTTGATTTGATCAATTGAGCTGCAGCTAAGGTACTTTTATTATCTCCATCCTATTTCTGTAGTTGGAGAAATCTCTCTGAAGAAATCTCTAAATCAATCTTGAAATCAAAGGAGCCGGGATGTTAAGAAAAAACAAGCTGATCGATGGGACCGCAGCTGGCCAAGGTAAGCATCGAGTGCTAATCTTATTTTCTGCAGGAGTGTTTAAGGAACAACAAGCTTGTGAGATGTTCATTTTTGGTCTTTTATCCATTAGCAAACACGAAGGTGACAGGTAaccaaataaaaccattaatctGAACATGACAGGAAAAACAGAGAATCTTTTGAAATAAATAGTGGATCCAACAACTTTCAATCTAAAAGGAAACATTTGTAATAAtaagtataaaaaaaagatagttTATACTAACTTCCAACATGTTTATTAATGAGGATCTTAGGATGCAGTTGCAGTTAGAAAAGCCATAGTATCTGAACGCAAAATATGTGTTAATCATATTTCACATCTTCAATTAACACATCTTAAAATTAGAAGACACATTTTCTGGTCAAAGTCTAACAGATTTGATAGAAGGCTGAAACTGAAGTTACCACATGTTCTCTTCCATGTTTGGAAAAGGTGAGGGGTAttaagctgcaacatgaaacttcaccactagatgtcactaaattctacacactgaacctttaatgaaaaaatccaaaaaaactttgaaatatTGACTTGTCATAATTTGTGGAATTCTTTTTCTGTCTGATGCATCAAGCGGTTGATTCGGGTTCATTATCAAAGCTCCCCCTTTGTCACAAAGCATTTGCTTTCGGAATTTATAGTAACATTCACATAAGACTCTTCAGAAAGTCCAACATTTTTCCATCAGAAACCATTTGACTGCACGTTGTGTATTCAAAGCCAATGGGAGGTTCTAAAGTAGGTGCAGACTAATTGGAGAACAATCAAAAGAGTGCTCACtgaacagcagaggagctgtAATACTTGACAGCCTTGTGCATATCAGCAAAATGAGCATCAGAACTCAAAAGCACATGCATTTTTGTGTATTGTCAAATGACAGTAAAGACATCAATGTATTCACCCATCCTTCTTCAGCGTTTTCTCATCTCACAGTTTAAATTACCTTCAATCAATAATCTAATGCTAACACCATGTTGACGTGTGCTGTACATGCTCTTTCCCATATGCCTTATCAGGTCCAGACGCAGAGCATTCCAATGGTAATCAACAGTACTTTTTTTTGCTAGTGAAGGCATGAAAAGCTGATCTGCAGTATGCTGCACATTATGTGAACATATGTTCTGTGCATAGATATGTGGATGCATCACTACATATCTGCTCTCAGGTTGAATATCAGGCATGGATTCCCAAGAAAAAAGGTTAAACAGATAAACGTTGtagaaatgtaaatgttgacTGACACAAGACTCATCTACTGCACCAGAGTCCCGTGTGTACCGTTTAGATCCAAGTGACGATTAACTGAGTAACATGGAACATTCTAATATGTCATGTATTAGAATGGGTCTCCACATTGTTTATGCGAGTGATGATCCGATttaccaaaaaaacaacaacacattgaTGGCTGGATATAATCTGGTCATTACTTTCGATGTTTCGACTGCCAAATCCATTGTGTCACTGACGCTTCATTTTCCACTGACAGTGGGGTTCAAGAAGAAATCTCGAGTCCCCGGCGTGATGATTACACAGTTCATTGAGACACTGCCAGAGGGAAAGAACCATCCGGACTTCACCCGCAAGCCAATTGCTTTGACCATCCAAGAGGGTAGGGACTGACTGCTACAGAATCATTATTAACACAAAGTACTGGTGGAATTTACATGATTCTGCATAATGGTTTTAATCCATGAATTTTTGTGAAATGCCATTAGCAGCACAGATTTGCAACATTCAAAACCTAAATGCATTAAAGAGTCAGATAAAGTTTGTTGTGTTATCATACCATGAGTTCTATGTTATTAAAGTGAAGGCTATATTACATACgtgtgtatataaataagaaTCACACTAAATAAACGTGCATCTGTTTTTCCAGGTGATTTAGAACATGAAATGacctttcctctttctttacaGGAAAATTTGCCTTTTTCAAAGCCATTGTCACCGGAGACCCGGAGCCAACTGTAACATGGGGCCGAAATAACGGAGATGTGTCTGATACTTCAAGATACCAAACCAAACACGATACCATTTCCAATGAGCATACATTTGAGGCAAGTGATATGGGGATATCAAATCGCATTGATACTGTGCAGCAGCATGGAGAAAATTATagataaatagaaaatagagggaggaaaaaaggggAGATTTGATAACATCAAGGTCACCCTGTCTTCGGACCATCATTTAGTCAGTCCTATCAACACACACTGGACACATTTAACTGCTCACAGACCAATGACAACTTAACCTGCATCATTTTGACCATTAAGCCTACAACAGACAATGTGGAAGCGGGGCtattcaatatttatatttatattaaaccaACTAACGTAGTTATCATTATATCCATTACATTTAGCATGTCTTGGTTCTTTCAGATGCCAAATGTCATGCCGGATCAAGCGGACACCTACAAATGCTTTGCCAAAAATGAGTATGGACAAGCCATAGTCACGGTCGTTCTGAATGTTATTGAAGGTAAGGAAAAAGCAATGTAAGAAATATGATAGAAGGTGATTTACACTTTTATCTCAATGTGATACTTCTCTACTGAAAACCCTTGGGTGTAAGGCCACTCTTTTCCAGTGCTCAACACTCAGTAGGCTGCTCAAAAACACTGTATGATGAACttatttctcctcctttctgccTTTAGTTGGTttcaagaagaacaagaacccGCAACAGACAGCAGAGCTTACTGAAGAAAACTTTAAGAATGTGCTGAAAAGGAAAAGGTGGGTTTGAGCTACTATATTAGAATAGACTGTAGAATAATCTTCTACAGATTTACAAGACTGTCCCAGCGAATCATCTTGTTTTCAATTTCCAGTAAGGTCCGTCCCAGGTCTGAGAAACCTGTGAAAAAAGACGGGGAGATTGATCCGGAGGTTTGGGAGCTGCTACTCAGCGCTGATAAGAAAGAGTACGAGAGAATCTGCGCAGAGCATGGAATCACTGACTTCCGACGTATGCTCACAAAACTGAATGAAatgaagaaggagagggaggaggaacaaGCTCAGGTTTGTGACATTTGCAGGATGATTTGCTTTTTTCTATGAGACGTGATATCGACTCCCCATGCTGCGATAACAGAGGGTAAAGTCAGTTCTCTTTCCCCCTTCATACTTATTTCTTATTCCGCTTCTGTCCCAGTTCATCAAGGAGCTGAGTAACCTGAGGCCCATTCAGGTCAATGCAGATGGTTCCGCCTCCTTTGAGGTTGACATGGATCTTAATGACCCAAGCAGCCACATCTTCCTTTACAAGGTTAGTGTGGAAACACAATTATACGTCCAGCCGCCCTTCTACATGTCACCGCCTAACAGGTTGGGGGGAGTCACCCCAAAGAAATCAGGAGCAGTCGACCTCAATTTCAACCATGAATCCAGAAATTAATATTTCTTGTACATTTCCCCTTCAGGATGGTGTAATGGTTCCATATACAAAGGAGTTGGGAGACAAGATAAAGCACAGCCTCAAGATAGTGGGGAGAAAGTATACTTTCAGTATGAGGGACCTTATGCCAGAAGATGCTGGACTGTACCAGTTGGATGTAGAGGATGTGAATATCTTTACTACTGAATTTAAAAGTAAGTTTCATACTTGCATACAGTTAATTATCAACCTTAATTAAAGCAAAGGAAAACCATGTTTTTATATGTAGATGTTGATAATATTATTGATATAAAACTAATAACTTGTTATTTTTAAGTCCCCATGGTGGAGTTCCTGGTGAAACTTCAGGAGGTGAAGGCAACGGAGAGAGAAGATGCCGTGTTCGAGTGTGTCCTGTCAAATCCCTTCGCCAAGATTCTGTGGTTTGGCAAGAATTTGCCACTGGAACAAGGGGACAAGCACGATATCGAGGTTTCAGAGGACAAGCTCATTCACAGACTGGTGGTCAAAGACTGCATGGTGGTGGACAAAGGAATTTACTCTGCCTGCGCAGGAATAAAATCCTGTAACGCATGGCTTGTTGTTGAAGGTAAGATTCACTCCCTTAAAAGACTCACTGATAATAATCAACAGTTTGTAATATTGAGAAAAATGTGTCTGATTCCTGTCATATTATGGCATTTTAAAATGCACACTCATGGcaaatcatttgtttttcctAAATCAGCTGACAAAGAAGCTCcaaaggggaaaaaagcagCGAGGAAAACAACGagggctggaggagctggagtcgACCTGCAGAAGGTGGCCCAAGAACAACAAGTCAAACTAGtgaaagaaagggaagaaagaaaggaacagATTATAGCTGCTAAAGAAGCTGCGGCTGCTGCGCCCCCCCCTGAAGcccctccagctcctgcagctgcaccTGAGGCACAAAAAGATCCCAAACCAGGTAAGAACAGTGGCTGTAAGGGGTTTTAATCAGGATGGTTATTGTGTTTATTCCTATTCAATGTATTTTAGTTCCTGCCTTTCTCTTTAAGCAGATTTTTGTaactattttatatattttcttaacTTTACAAACCATGGGCAACATCAAGATTGTTGTATTTCAGTGTTTCTAAATAAGCTTATTTAAAGAAGTCAGCCTAGGCTATCAGAAAATATAACAgacatgtattatttatatacattaactttaaacacaaaacaataaattaattaaatacagaATTCATTGAGATTTAATCTTTGTTTTATCAATTTAGTTGCAATGCTTAATATGAGGATTTGTTGATTATGGTGACCACTAACTAGTTGTAATGTTTGATTGAAACAGTGAGCGAGCCGGCAGCAGTGGCAGCGGCTCCACCAGTTGTGGAGGAAGTGATCCAAGGTAAGAAACTGTGTAGATAAGCTTTCCGTGCATTTAAAGATGAATGACCGAATTTAAAcaagacatttctttttttctaatttagATTTAATTGTGCTGATTTGAATTTCACTCAAACTGAGCAAGGCTCTAGCTTATGAAAATATTGGAAGAAGGGAATTGATAAATGCAGACTCATTATCTCCATTCAcaatttattcttttaatattaattcTAGCTTATATCACAGTTACTAGATGAGATGTATGAATGAATAATTGCGAAAAGACTGATTACATATGATTACAAGTGCTTTTAAATGTGTATAAATATTTTATGCAAAGCACTTGAGACTACTTTTAGATCTGCATCATACCCGAGTGATGTGATCCATCTCATTTTACATCATGTCTGGTCTTGTTGTTGGTGCCATTATCACACAAGTGCCGGTGTAAGTGCCGGCTGGTCGGGACAGTAGTAAAACATACATGACCTCAACATGGATCCTGTATCTCAAGGCTGTAAGTTCATTGCCAGCTGACTTCTAaacaccccctgcccccccccccccccccccccctcccaagaCATATTAAGAAGTTTTAAAATAACTCTGTACATTCAAAAGATATATATTGGACATGGCAATGAAACGTGATTCTGGAAGCAATGTTACAGCCCAATGCCAGACTAACATTAGCAGTTTGCCAAAACCTTGACTGAGAGGACTCTCATTATCCAAATATTAAGCAGTGCAGAtgtaacactatggtttgtacCTTGATTTCACCAACTCAGATATTCAAGGACTTTCCAAAAGCTTGAAATACACACTATAACATGTATGACATAATGGCATACTTTGGAAAATGGTCCTAAAAACGTGTAGTGCGAGGGATTTGTAgaagttattatttattaatacttAAAACCAAGATAAATAGATGTGTTTACAAACTGTCTGTCTTTCAGGTGAACCACCGACAGTGGTGAAAGATTTGGTAGAAGGTAAGAGAGACAGTGGTGCAAACAGAACTGAGGAAGTGACTTAGTAAAGCTCGGTCACGTGACTTACTCTTGTTGTTGCTGTGATCCACTCAGCTGAGGAAGCCGTGGGTGGTGATCCACCACAggcagctgcaggaggtggTATGCCCGATATTTACCACTGAACAACAAACAAGAACGCCGATATTAAAAGACTAATCAAAGACTAAAAGATTTGCTTAGGCCACTGGATTTCTGTAAAGGTTTGCAAAAACTTGATATTTGCGTCTCCTAATAATTATGCTTGATTTTCAAATCATTAACTTGCCTCTTACGGCCATTTGTATTTAACATCAACTTTATGAACAGAGCAGCCTGATCTAATATGTAAACCATGCACTATATTAGCACTGCATACAATATCATTAACCTTTTTCTTTGTGCAAAACAACAATGACATTTAGACCCCGACTGATATTGACCTCCGTGCCAATACAGTGGAAACCACTTATAGTGATTACTTTTGTCAAGGGAAAAACGAATCACTATAAAAGGTTGATTACTTTAACCTAATTGTGTAGCTCCTGCATGATCTCCCCGGAAAGAGAAGGGTAACTTTGTTTCACGTTGTCCAGAGCCCGTTATCACCTGTGCCCTCTCGGATAACTACGCTCTTCGTGGAAAGACAGCGGAATTACCTGTGAAGATGAACCTGGAGTGTGATGGTTCCTGGTTCAAAgatggagagcaggtcaggtCCATGAATATCTGTTATTATCCTATTACTTCATTCTTACATTACAATTTGCAATCTCACACTTTCATTTAGAGTAAGTGTAAGTCTAAGACAATCTTTAAACCGTGATATAATTCATCACCAACGTCCCACAGTATAAACTGCAAATTAACAAATGGTGTCTGGGATGGTGTTTTTGAGTATTTCATTCAATTAAATTATGCATTACAAAAAAGTTTCAAGGTCTCccttttccttttaatttgctAGTTAAACTCAGGTGCCGGGGTCACCATAACCAAAGAAGGAACCTCTCACAAGCTGACGATTAAAAGCTGCACAGATGACGACTCCGGACTTTATCGCTTTGTGTCAGGGGAGCAGAGTACACAGGGAAAGGTTACTGTAGGAGGTATGATTCACTTTCCTCCCTTAATTTGCAGAACATGCAGGAAATGGCTTCTGCAAAAggcattaaaatgaattactCTCTGCTTTATAGATGTACCGGAATTTGACCCGGACGACCTTCACAAGTTCGCCAAACCTGTGATAGTAAGAGTGGGGCAGAATGCTGCTTTCAAGATGCCCTACACTCCTCAGGAATCTCTGACGGTCAGTTGGTTCAAGGATGGCACCGAGATCAAAGATGGGGGAGGAGTCAAGATCGTGAAGGAGCCCAATCACAGCCGCCTGCTGCTCAGAGACTG
It encodes:
- the igfn1.4 gene encoding LOW QUALITY PROTEIN: immunoglobulin-like and fibronectin type III domain-containing protein 1 (The sequence of the model RefSeq protein was modified relative to this genomic sequence to represent the inferred CDS: substituted 1 base at 1 genomic stop codon) yields the protein MLRKNKLIDGTAAGQVGFKKKSRVPGVMITQFIETLPEGKNHPDFTRKPIALTIQEGKFAFFKAIVTGDPEPTVTWGRNNGDVSDTSRYQTKHDTISNEHTFEMPNVMPDQADTYKCFAKNEYGQAIVTVVLNVIEVGFKKNKNPQQTAELTEENFKNVLKRKSKVRPRSEKPVKKDGEIDPEVWELLLSADKKEYERICAEHGITDFRRMLTKLNEMKKEREEEQAQFIKELSNLRPIQVNADGSASFEVDMDLNDPSSHIFLYKDGVMVPYTKELGDKIKHSLKIVGRKYTFSMRDLMPEDAGLYQLDVEDVNIFTTEFKIPMVEFLVKLQEVKATEREDAVFECVLSNPFAKILWFGKNLPLEQGDKHDIEVSEDKLIHRLVVKDCMVVDKGIYSACAGIKSCNAWLVVEADKEAPKGKKAARKTTRAGGAGVDLQKVAQEQQVKLVKEREERKEQIIAAKEAAAAAPPPEAPPAPAAAPEAQKDPKPGKNSGSPAXSPRKEKGNFVSRCPEPVITCALSDNYALRGKTAELPVKMNLECDGSWFKDGEQLNSGAGVTITKEGTSHKLTIKSCTDDDSGLYRFVSGEQSTQGKVTVGDVPEFDPDDLHKFAKPVIVRVGQNAAFKMPYTPQESLTVSWFKDGTEIKDGGGVKIVKEPNHSRLLLRDCLRTDAGEIKIQLKNPFGVVEATSQLIVIDRPGPPEGPVETVETTSSVIEIKWNPPKDDGGSAVTNYIIERQQAGQSLWMKLGDVLADRTSFRDRNVTHGKKYNYRIYAENPEGLSDALETADSIMAGIMILAGPPGAPNVVSASKTCIKLTWTPPEDDRGVPIIGYQVEKRKKDTNEWIALNALNEPIIEAKFAVKDVMEGAEYEFRVAAINESGSGDLSPPSAMVCAKNPNMRPCFKDPEDFIVVRAGNSARVKICYEAEPPPEISWLKEDEPLSQWINITNTEGMSQLVIPSSKRTDSAIYTITAKNSVGEASFDVEVRVADEPKTPGPVELEQTVEGKVVISWAPSPDEEHDDRLFYAVSQHDSNSRVWKTVADRLTAHTYTANNILPGIEYHFKIYAKNDVGLSDPSQSPTWGANSNRGGIGNSTDISFERPPSILVPLKVHAPPKGYQLYMTCAVRGTPTPSVSWFLNDVCINSDNNYYITNSYGVCSMFILRVRTMDSGEYKVVAVNSFGKAECSTKLVVRE